One Diospyros lotus cultivar Yz01 chromosome 1, ASM1463336v1, whole genome shotgun sequence genomic window carries:
- the LOC127811045 gene encoding uncharacterized protein LOC127811045, whose product MGSSVADSKTTTTSSAPSTASSSSSLLIEINVISAQDLAAISKSMRTYAIVWLEPALERKLSTHVDSQGHSNPTWNDKFAFQVDNDFLLSDDSAVMVEIYAASTWFRNNLVGTVRVLITDLIHPSRNIFGGTRFVALQVRRASGSPQGILNMGVSLHNGASVDSDGKAHQLVRHNFSSLTLEDYLPPINGSMVNGSAVNGSELCSDVGPSASIVAAAIASKGSPCRAVNPTTTVEATDQERGLGMVQNDVNAEDTGSSILEDLTVEQAMAKGYRTRTLERWRMELQPLRSSGEEEEEEEVEMRLARRHSDGGLFSCMAVGIEFTIVCGANNNKTNNHLRNKKRSAGYNKPIVKRSPSHQNLSSYS is encoded by the coding sequence ATGGGAAGCAGCGTCGCCGATTCCAAGACTACCACCACCTCTTCCGCCCCTTCCACTGCCAGTAGTTCCTCCTCCTTACTGATCGAAATCAATGTGATTTCCGCGCAAGACCTAGCAGCCATCTCCAAATCGATGAGAACATACGCCATTGTGTGGCTTGAACCCGCTTTGGAGCGCAAGCTGAGCACTCACGTGGACTCGCAAGGCCATTCCAACCCCACCTGGAACGACAAGTTTGCCTTCCAAGTTGACAACGACTTCCTGCTTTCCGACGACTCCGCCGTCATGGTCGAGATCTACGCGGCCTCTACCTGGTTCCGCAATAACCTCGTTGGCACCGTCCGCGTTCTCATCACTGACCTCATCCACCCTTCTCGGAACATTTTCGGTGGCACCCGATTCGTCGCCCTTCAAGTTCGTCGTGCTTCCGGCAGCCCTCAAGGCATTCTCAACATGGGTGTTTCCCTCCACAATGGAGCCTCCGTCGATTCAGACGGCAAGGCGCACCAGCTGGTACGCCACAACTTCTCTAGCCTCACCCTTGAGGACTACTTACCCCCCATAAATGGCTCTATGGTGAATGGGTCCGCCGTGAATGGATCAGAACTTTGCTCCGACGTGGGGCCGTCGGCTTCAATTGTGGCGGCAGCTATAGCCAGCAAGGGATCACCATGTCGGGCGGTTAATCCAACGACGACGGTAGAGGCAACAGACCAGGAAAGGGGCTTGGGGATGGTTCAAAACGACGTCAATGCGGAGGACACGGGGAGCTCCATATTGGAGGACTTGACGGTGGAACAGGCCATGGCCAAAGGGTACAGAACGAGGACATTGGAGAGGTGGCGGATGGAGTTGCAGCCACTGAGATCTTCGGgcgaagaggaggaggaggaggaggtggagATGAGGCTTGCGCGTAGGCACTCAGACGGAGGACTCTTCTCATGCATGGCGGTTGGGATTGAGTTCACCATCGTATGTGGGGctaataacaataaaacaaacaacCACCTTAGAAACAAGAAGCGTAGTGCTGGTTACAATAAACCCATCGTCAAGCGTAGTCCTTCGCATCAAAACCTCAGCAGCTACAgctaa